A region from the uncultured Draconibacterium sp. genome encodes:
- a CDS encoding biotin--[acetyl-CoA-carboxylase] ligase yields MFLTDKNIIVLSEVDSTNNYAKQLLAQKATQGTVVLAHYQHSGRGQVGNSWESERGKNLLFSLILKPDFLMAAQQFYISKIVSLALVKVLSQYLKGVIIKWPNDIYVGEQKIAGMLIENWVKGNNLESSVVGVGLNVNQEKFLSGAPNPVSLKQLLNEELDITAILKEFLLQLDEYLHVLNRGLFDEIDEEYCKNLFRNSGWHRYKKGATEFEAKITGIGSFGQLRLEKRDGTLSEFMFKEVEFVL; encoded by the coding sequence ATGTTTTTAACTGACAAAAATATAATTGTTTTAAGTGAGGTTGACAGTACCAACAACTATGCCAAGCAACTGCTTGCCCAAAAGGCAACTCAAGGTACTGTCGTTTTGGCACATTATCAGCATAGTGGGCGCGGACAGGTTGGCAATTCGTGGGAAAGCGAAAGGGGTAAAAATTTGCTTTTTAGTTTAATTCTGAAACCTGATTTTTTAATGGCCGCCCAACAGTTTTATATTTCAAAAATTGTTAGTCTGGCTTTGGTTAAGGTTCTTAGCCAATATCTTAAAGGGGTAATAATTAAATGGCCAAACGATATTTATGTTGGAGAGCAAAAAATTGCAGGCATGCTTATCGAAAACTGGGTGAAGGGAAATAACCTGGAATCGTCGGTTGTTGGAGTGGGATTAAATGTTAACCAGGAAAAATTTTTATCGGGTGCTCCCAATCCGGTTTCTCTGAAACAATTGCTGAATGAAGAATTGGATATTACGGCAATTTTGAAGGAGTTTTTATTGCAGTTGGATGAGTACCTGCATGTTTTAAACCGTGGCTTGTTTGATGAAATTGATGAGGAGTATTGTAAAAATTTATTCAGAAATAGCGGTTGGCACCGTTATAAAAAAGGAGCTACTGAGTTTGAAGCAAAAATTACCGGTATTGGCAGTTTTGGTCAACTTCGGCTCGAAAAGCGCGATGGAACACTTAGCGAATTTATGTTTAAAGAGGTAGAGTTTGTTCTTTAA